The Anas platyrhynchos isolate ZD024472 breed Pekin duck chromosome 32, IASCAAS_PekinDuck_T2T, whole genome shotgun sequence genomic sequence accCCCAGGATTATGCGGAGGATGACAAGCACTGAGAGTCCCTCGCTGCTGGTGGTTGGACGGCCCCGTGGGGGATCTGCATGGGCAGGAACACGGCAGGGGCAGCAAGGGAGAGGTTGGAGGCAGGACATACCACTCCTGACCACacaaggcagcaggggctgggggggacaaggctgggtgatggggcagctcccaccctgctggGTACATCACAGActtcccccagctctctcaattTCCTGGGAGTCTCACAGCCCAACAGGgagccccttcccctggctgTGGGTCACAGCGTGGACATGGACAGACCCAGCCCAGGGGAAGGACAGCTTACCTGCTTGTGGGGGGGGTGTTGCTGTCctgggtgcagctgcaggggagcagaaggagagctgggataagaggctggggctgtggcaccAGGCAGCCTCCCTGGCAAATGACCCCAGCATGTGCCACCTGAATTGTCCGTCCTGCGGGGCTGAGCAGGGTGGCAACGACAgggcccagcaccactgctctgtgctgctcacaGGACAGTGCAGACAGCCCAGGAGATGTGCTGGGACATCCAGCCTCACAGAGGCTGCTCCCCACCCACCACCAGCCTCCCACTCTGCAGAGACACCCTTGCTTGGGCCAGCACTGGGGCCATGCCAGAATCCAGCAGGGCAGATGCCCAAGCCAGCTCCTTGCCAAGCCCCCAGCCatgtctcccagccccactgctcacCTGAGCAATGCACAGCCGCATCTGCCTTATGCTGGCAGGCACCGCTGTCCCCTGGCTGGgcccagcagtcctgcagagacagCTCCGTCCCCCTGCACTCCATCAGCCACATGGGGCCCgtcccctctccagcagcagcctggcccaggGCATAGAGCGCGgggccacagcccagctgcctgcacgcCACCTCGGCATCCCACATGTCCCAGGCATTGTCACACAGTGTCCCCCAGGTGCCACGGTGCCAGATCTCCACTCTGCCCGAGCAGTCGTCCTTGCCTCCCACAGCACGGATCTTCTCCCTGTCTGGGGAGGCAGCGATGTCTCATGGCACCAGAACAGCTGGGACAGCCCTGCCAGGTGAGGGGGGCACGCGTAGGGGCAGCTCCCTACCTGTGCAGCTGGTGGAGTTGGGGCATGCAGCCACCTGCGGCCTTTCTGTCCATGtcccaaaggaaagagaagttggTCTGAAAAGGGCTGCTCTAGGCGTCATGCAGAACAGAGCAGGGCTGACCTCTGCTCACACATCCCCATGCTGcctgggtcagggcagcagcagcaccctgtTCATTTAGGGGACGCACACAGCACTGCAGGGGGGACCCAAGTTCTGAGCCCTACAGGGTCCGTGgttcacagagcagcaggaggctgtcccagGAGGGAGGACTCCTGAAAgccctgcatggtctcctctgaGACCTTGCCCGGAGATGCCTCTGCAtcccccagggagctgctggcagcccggCTGTTGACTGCTGCTGGTGGACATGGGTGGCTCCAAAAGCTGAAGTCACCTTTGTGTACCAGTAGCAGCAGGGTCTAATGCAGGAAGTCAAACCCCGTCTGGGtttcttctctgcatttcagcaTGCCCAGTGGAGAACTGGACCTGGTGCCTTGATGTCTCAGATTTACCATTGCAGGTGATGTGGGTCTCTTCTCGGAGGTCATCACATGACTGCGGATTCCAGGAAGCAGAGGGACactgccagaaggagctgttgctcTTCCCACACTCCACGTGATCCAGCCATGCAGTACCAGACAGCTTGGCATAGTTAGAATGTATTTCCAGTTCCCCTTCATtcccgcagcccagctccttgcacaccagtGACACCGTCTCggtggtcatggagttggagCAAACACTGCCCCACGTCCCGTTGTAGAAAACCTGCAGGCGCCCGGAGCAGCCGtcgctgttctccagcctcaggGCCGTGAActctggaaggaggaaaggccCCAGACAGAACAGGCTGGTCTGGGGCTGGTGGAACAGAGGCTCCTCTGCACCCCAGGTGCTCAGGAATTCGGAGGCACAGCCAGCAAATCCCTTTTGCATCTGGGGGCAGAGAGGTCTCTGACATACTCCTTTGCCCTCCCCACTCACTGTCAGGGTGGATGGGCTCCCAAGGGTCTGTGTGAAGGTTTCGCCAGGATGGGCTTGGGCGGGGGACCCAAGGCAGCCAGGGATGGCACTGGCCTCGCCCAGCTCTGCACTTACCCTAGTCTCTGaggccccagctcccagccccacgccCAGCACAGACCTGAGCAGACGACTCCCGCGTCCTCCTTGTGCCCACAGtcgtgctgcccccaggcctcggcagggcagtcccagagagcagcttcGGTCCCGGAGCAGTTGACGCCATCCAGCCAGATCTGCCCGGAGCCCTCCCCAAACCGAGCAGAGCCGGCTGCCTCCAGGACCCCTCCGCAGCCCAGCTGGCGGCAAACGACGGCGGCGTCGGCCAGGTCCCAGGCGTCGTCACAGACGGTGCCCCAGCGCCCCTGGTAGTAGATCTCCACTCTCCCGGCAcagcgcccggccccgtccACCAGCCGGACCCACCGGCTCCCTGCAGTGTGGAGAACCCCGGCCGtcaggggctggctgccctCCCGGACCAGCACCTGTGGGACGTGCAGCACCACTCACCCTGGCACACGACCCCCACATCCTCCATGATCCCTTCTGTTGGCATGCTCTGAGGCAGCGAGGTGTTGCAGAGGCTCAGGTCAGCCTCGTGCCCTGCACACCgcaccccacgcagccccacaggtccTTGTCCTCGCTCGGCCCTCACGGGGGTgtaggctgcctctgcctctccgcactgcagctgctggcacaccacgctggcctcctgcatgtcccactgctcatccaggactctgccccacgtcccgtGCTGGAAGACCTCCACGCGCCCGTCGCACCGGCTCCCTCCGCCCACCAACCGCAGGGGCATGGGGTGAGTTAGGCCTGGTGAGAGCAGACATTCAGCCAGGCTCTGCCATGAGCTCCCCAAATTTGTGTGGCCGTGTCACACACCAGGGGCAAATGGACtttgcagcactgcccagcactcacctgagcaaatgacagcagcagcgttCTCCTGGGAGCACGGCGAGGCCCCCAGGGCAGTCACCGGACACTGCCCCAGGTGGGCTTCAGTCCCGTCACAGTGGAACGAGTCTCTCCAGACGGGGCCGGTTCCTCTCCCAAAAAGCCCTCCTCCAGGAATGGactcagcaaagccacagccgaGGTGCCGACACAGAACGTGGGCGTCCGAGAGGTCCCAGCGGGAGTCACAGAgggtcccccatgtccccagcatGTTGACCTCCACCCTGCCCTCACACGCTGTGCTGCCGTTCACCAGCCTGAACCCTGTGTACTCAAGGACAAAGGAGGGTGAGAGAGGCCACATTTGTGCTCTTGttcccacaggagctgcaggagaggccaaagggacagcgttctttcctcctccccaccagCAGTTTCTCCTCTCCATCCAGCACAGCCCAATGCCCACACTGCTCTCCCGCTCCAaccacagcccctctgggcaCCATACCACCCCAAGTCCTTACGTGTACAGGTGACATGAGTGCcattgctgtgggtgcaggccTTGTCCTTGGGGGTCCCCGTGGGGCAGAAGGAGAGGATGGATTCATtccccacacactgcagctctctgtcccagacaggaccggccccttctcccagctgagctgccccatggacagacagggctgtgccacactgcagctccctgcacaccacCTCGGCAGCTTTGGCACCAAAGTGGGAgtgacagacagctttccactggTCCCTGTCGTAGACCTCCACActtccagagcaggggctgtcccctccgACCAGACGGACAAATCCTGGAGCAACCAAGGAgacctgtgagttcccagagccCTCTGGCACTTCCATGCCCACCTCCCACCTCATCCCTGAGGTGACCACATGCAGAGCCCTAtggccagcccagcagctctcagtggGTGCTGATGGCACAAAGAGGTCAGGgcccccctgctgctcctcagaaaCCAGCCCAACACCCATGTCCTCTTTTgcaagcccccagcagcaggcactgctcAGACAAACTGCTGCTGCCCGGAGTCCTtgggctgcccggccccagtcccagcac encodes the following:
- the LOC101795522 gene encoding scavenger receptor cysteine-rich type 1 protein M130-like, translated to MPLRLVGGGSRCDGRVEVFQHGTWGRVLDEQWDMQEASVVCQQLQCGEAEAAYTPVRAERGQGPVGLRGVRCAGHEADLSLCNTSLPQSMPTEGIMEDVGVVCQGSRWVRLVDGAGRCAGRVEIYYQGRWGTVCDDAWDLADAAVVCRQLGCGGVLEAAGSARFGEGSGQIWLDGVNCSGTEAALWDCPAEAWGQHDCGHKEDAGVVCSEFTALRLENSDGCSGRLQVFYNGTWGSVCSNSMTTETVSLVCKELGCGNEGELEIHSNYAKLSGTAWLDHVECGKSNSSFWQCPSASWNPQSCDDLREETHITCNGKSETSRHQVQFSTGHAEMQRRNPDGV